In Pan troglodytes isolate AG18354 chromosome 20, NHGRI_mPanTro3-v2.0_pri, whole genome shotgun sequence, the genomic window aggGCAGATGATGTGTTTTGcatattcaatttttttacagttccttaaaaatgtaaaaatcactcTTAACACATCAGCTGTATGAAACCAGGCCTTAggcttggtgtggtggttcacacctgtaatcccagcactttgggagcctgaggcgggcagatcacctgaggtcaggagttccagaccagcctggccaacatggtgaaaccctgtctctactaaaaatacaaaattagctgggcatggtggtgggcgcctgtaggcccagctactcgggaggctgaggcaagagaattgtttgaacctgggaggcggaggttggagtgagctgagattgtgccattgcactccagcctgggcgacagaatgagactccgtctcaaaaagaaaagaaaagaaaagaaaacagacctTGAGCCAGATTTGGCTCATGGGTGCTAGTTGTCCAACCTCTATAGGATTAGAGGGCTCACGGAAAGTAAGTTTTGAGGGCCATGATGGGCACCCAGCTCTGTCCGATTCCACAGCTAGCCACCCCATGAATGCAGCTTCATATCACCAAAGATCAGCCTACTCCAGCGGTTCCTAAAGGCTGCATGGAATCCCCTCCTTCATCTATACCATTCATGATTTAACCACTCCTCCCACTCCCATCCCCAATGTTGTCCATGTGGCTGCCTTAAACAGCACCCTGGCGAGCCTCATCCTAGAGTCATCTTTGGGCCTTCCCACCCCTGCCTGGCTTCCCTCTCTCACTCCCCTGCCCCCCACTCCCAGAGGCCTCTGTGTCCAAGAAGAAACGCATGTGTGTGAAGCTGTTGCCCCTGGGAGCCGCGGACACGGCTGTGTTTGATGTCCGGCTGAGTGGGAAGACCAAGACAGTGCCTGGATACCTTCGAATAGGGTAGGGCCACCCCCCAGTGTCTAGccaccttccctgccctcccaACTCATGATCTCACCAATCTGACCCTCAAGGACACCGCTGAGGTCTCCTGTTCCTTCTTCTAccttctgagcctcagattcTGCATGTTAAAACCGGGACATATATATCATCTTGTAGGACTGTCATTAGGAGTCAGTGACTTGGTGTCTAAAGTAGACATAAcaggactgggcgcggtggctcacgcctgtaatcccagcactttgggaggctgaggcgggccgatcacaaggtcaggagatcgagaccatcctgactaacatgttgaaaccccatctctactgaaaatacaaaaaattagccgggtatggtggcacacgcctgtagtcccagctacttgggaggctgaggcaggaaaatcacttgaacctgggaggcggaggttgcagtgagttgagatcgcgccactgcactccagtctggggcgacagagcgagactccatctcaaaaataaaataaaataaataaaaataaagtagacaGAACGGTGATTTGAACCCAGCAGTATTAGTTTGGTGTGGTGCTTAGGGTGTGGGTCAAGATGCTGAAACAAAAATGCCccaaaaggctgggcacggtggctcacgcctgtaatcccagcactttggaaggccaaggcgggcggatcacctgaggtcaggagttcgagacgagcctggccaagatggtgaaactccgtttctactaaaaaaaaaaaaaaaaaaaaattagctgggcatggttgcctgtaatcccagctaatccagaggctgaggcagtagaatcgtttgaacctgggaggtggagattgcagtgagtctagattgcgccattgcactccagcctgggcaacatgagcgaaactccgtcccaaaaaaaaaaaaaaattcccccaaaAGACAGAGGTCACCTGGATGCCCGGGTCCCCTGCCTTCTCCAGGGGCTATCGTCAACCCTGGCCCCACACCAGGCCAGCATCCCTCTCACCTTCCCTCCCGGTCCAGGGACATGGGCGGCTTTGCCATCTGGTGCAAGAAGGCCAAGGCCCCCAGGCCAGTGCCCAAGCCCCGAGGTCTCAGCCGGGACATGCAGGGCCTCTCTCTGGatgcagccagccagccaaggtGAGTCCTCAGGCACCGGAGTGGGGGTGGCCGTTGTGGGAGGATGAGGCTTAACCTGAGTCATCCCACCTCCAGTAAGGGCGGCCTCCTGGAGCGGACACCGTCAAGGCTGGGCTCTCGGGCATCCACTCTGCGGAGGAATGACTCCATCTACGAGGCCTCCAGCCTCTATGGCATCTCAGGTGAGCACagagtggggaaactgaggcgtGGAAGTGGAGGGTGTGACTGTCTTGAGATAACCAGGAAGGATCTTCCTACCTCCCTCTCCCAACTCTGGATTCTGTAAAGACTGAAGAAGCCAGGCTGTGCGAGTTGGGCCTctgtgggtggggtgggcagtTCCCTACACCTCACCTCCTCCCCTCGCATGTGTTTTTCAGCCATGGATGGGGTTCCCTTCACACTCCACCCACGATTTGAGGGCAAGAGCTGCAGCCCCCTGGTGAGTCGGGGTCTCAGGGAGCCTGGATCTGCGCCTGCCAGGACATCCCTGTATCCAGTGCCCCAGCACAGAGGGCCACATCCTGGGTTGGGGCTGGAGTGTGTCACCTCCAGGTGGCAGCTGGAAGGTCTTCAGTCTTAGAATGGGGAGGGATCCATCCAGAGAAAGCAGCTGGACACCAGTAGCTAGAGGCTGTGACAAGAAGGGGGAgggatgctgggcatggtggctcacgcctgtgatcccagcactttgggagaccaaggcaggtggatcacttgaggccaggagatcgagaccagcctggccaacatggtgaaacctcgtctctattgaaaatacaaaaattagccaggcgcggctttagagactttgtctctaaaaacaaaacaaaacaaacaagaaaaataagggGGAGGGATGTCCGAGGGAATATTCGGGGAGTGTGGGGGGGGGGCAGGACCCcttgaagaggaaggaaagggggtTTCAGGTTGAGATCGGGCCCAAGGCTGACCCACCTCTGCCCGCCAGGCCTTCTCTGCTTTTGGGGACCTGACCATCAAGTCTCTGGCGGACATTGAGGAGGAGGTGGGTGCAGGGCTAGGGAGGAGGTGGGTGCAGGGCTAGGGAGGAGGTGCCTGAGGGGCTGGGACCCGCCCCTCGTCCGCCCCAGGCTGTCCCAGTTTTCCCCATCCCCGCTTTGCCCCAGACACACACCATC contains:
- the MVB12A gene encoding multivesicular body subunit 12A, giving the protein MDPVPGTDSAPLAGLAWSSASAPPPRGFSAISCTVEGAPASFGKSFAQKSGYFLCLSSLGSLENPQENVVADIQIVVDKSPLPLGFSPVCDPMDSKASVSKKKRMCVKLLPLGAADTAVFDVRLSGKTKTVPGYLRIGDMGGFAIWCKKAKAPRPVPKPRGLSRDMQGLSLDAASQPSKGGLLERTPSRLGSRASTLRRNDSIYEASSLYGISAMDGVPFTLHPRFEGKSCSPLAFSAFGDLTIKSLADIEEEYNYGFVVEKTAAARLPPSVS